A single Brachybacterium sillae DNA region contains:
- a CDS encoding sulfatase-like hydrolase/transferase: MTDRPNIILVCVDQMRADALGADGNEHIDTPWLDQMARRGNRFSRAYSSTPTCVPARVARFTGKSPALHGRYGYREGVNFPAA, translated from the coding sequence GTGACCGATCGTCCGAACATCATCCTGGTCTGCGTCGACCAGATGCGGGCCGATGCGCTGGGGGCCGATGGCAACGAGCACATCGACACCCCGTGGCTGGATCAGATGGCGCGGCGGGGCAACCGCTTCTCCCGCGCCTACTCCTCCACCCCCACCTGCGTGCCGGCTCGGGTCGCCCGGTTCACGGGCAAGTCGCCGGCGCTGCACGGACGCTACGGCTACCGGGAGGGCGTGAACTTCCCCGCCGCATAG